The genome window ACGAGCGGAGGTTGTATTCTCAACACAGAACCACTAAAGAAAGAGAGTAGAAGCCCCTTTTGCCATGCTTGGTAACATATTTTTGCGGCAGCTTCTGTATTCCTTTCTTTTGTCTCTCTGTCTTTTACGAGGTCTACTCCAATGGAAAGCCCGATCCCTCGTACATCTCCAATAAATTCGAAACGATTCTGCATTTCCTTCAATCTTGCGAGAGCATAGGCTCCTATAGCTGTTGCATTTTCTCTTAACTTTTCATCTCTGATGACGTCGACAGTTGCACATGCTGCAGCACAACATACGGGATTTCCAGCTGCAGTGAAAAGGTGTGCAGGAGCTTCCCATTGTTCCATCAATTCTGCCTTTGCAACCACTGCCCCCAGAGGCATTCCCGAAGCAATAGCTTTACCCATAACAACAACATCAGGAACTACATCGAAGTTTTCTATACCAAACCATTTCCCGGTACGTCCGAAGCCTTGTTGCACTTCTTCCGAGACGAAAAGAATGTTGTAGGTATCACAGATTTGTCTTAGGGCTTTAACATAGCTTTTAGGAGGAACAATAAGACCGGCGTCCCCTTGTATAGGCTCGAAGAATATGGCTGCGACCTCTTCAGCTGGTACACATGTTTTAAAAAGTTCGTTTATTCTTTCTACGCAATACTTCGTTACATCATCTTCATCCATTCCACTGTACGGAGTACGATATACATCTGGATATGGGATGTGGTGAATTTCGGGAAGAAGTGGTCCGAGCCCTCGGTGCATGGGCAGACTGACGGCACTTAAAGAAAGAGCACCATATGTGCTTCCATGATAGGCGCGGTAGAAAGAGATGATTTTTTTCCTTTTTGTAGCTGTTCTGGCCATTTTTATTGTTCCGTCATTGGCGTCAGAACCACAAAGACCATAAAAGACCCTTTTCCTATATTCTCCAGGTGTTATGTCAAACAGCTTTTGCGAGAGTTGTATAAGTGGTTCATGATACATATAGACAGGGGTATAAAGTATAAGATTTTCAGTTTGTTTCTTTATGGCATCGACAATTCTAGGGTGGCAGTGTCCTGTGTTTACGGCTCCTGCGCTGGAAAGTAGGTCTATATAGTGATTCCCGTCAACATCTATAACAGTTGCACCTTTCCCCCGATCAACAACAAGGGGGTAGTATGGAACTTTTGCAGCAGGAGATGTCATTCCCTTATCAATATTCACGAGCTCTAAACATTTGGGTATATTCAAAGCCATAATATTCATCCCCTTATATATGTTTTAGAGAGCTTTACAGTCTATATTTCACTGTAAAGCTCTCTTGTTAAAATGGGGTTACGGATTTCTACTTACGAGAAACTCCTGATCCCTCATAAACACGATCCATTATTTCTTTACCTACAAGTTCTTCCATTTCAGGCCAAACTTTTTCTCTTATCGCAGTAGCACATGTATCTAATTCTTCCGGCGTTAACATAACGATTTCCCAGCCGTATTCGTTTTTTAGCTTTTGACGGTATTCTTCGTCTTCTTTAGCTACGTTTTCCCAACGAATAACAGACTCTTCATTGGCCGCTTGTTGTAAAATTTCCTGTTCTTCGGGAGTTAATTTATTCCATACATCCATATTGATGGCTACCCACCACGATTCAAAGTAATCGTTGTACTGAATCCATACTTTATTGACGTCTTTGAACTGCCAGGCCTGGAAGGGAGGTCCTCCCATCTGCCCATCTGCTATTCCTGTCTGAATAGCACTATAAGCTTCTGCATAGGGTATGGGGGTAGGAATATATCCTAAAGCTTCATATGTTGCCTCGCAGGGTTTTATTGGCATTACTCTGACTTTCATGCCTTTGCTTTCTGATGGATCTGCATAATTTGCAGGTTTTGTTTTCAGAGATACACCAGACATCCCTATAGGCATGACGGCTAGAGCTTTTATGTTATGTTCTGCCCAGAGGTCTTTAATAATGTCGAAAGCCCATCCATCTGGTCCATATACTTTCTTTGCTTCTTCAATGTCTTTGACGATGTATGGGAAGTAGTATGCAAGATTGAGTTTGGGATCGAAGTTAGCATTGGCTTGGGCCATGTTGAGTTCTATTGTTCCCCGCATGAGCATTTCAAAAGTTTCTGTCCAATCTCCGAGAACGCCGCCAGAAAAAACATCAATTTGAATCTGGCCATTTGTCCTTTCTGAAACCTTTCTTGCAAATTCTTTTGCGCGAATGTCAAAATCACTGTCTACTGGGTGAACCTGGGCCATGCGCCAACGATATTTAGGTTTGGCTGCTTCAGCTTGTTGCGTGTAAACTGTAAAGATAGTGGCAACGACAAATAGTAAAACGAAAAGAAGACACCAACGTTTCCTGTGGGCCATAATCGCACCTCCGTTTCATCTTGTGAAATTGCCTATTGGTTACGAGCCGCGTTAGAATCTTTTTATGCCCTATACAGAGAGCAACCACCTCCTTTATTTAATTCCCATAATTAATTTAGGCAGGAACATAGAGAGTTCGGGAAAATATGTTGTAAGGAGAACGATGGGTACAGATCCGAAGATCATGAAAATGAGAGCTGGCTTAATATATTCATCGATGTTGACTCCTCCTATACGACCGCCAAGATAAAGGATGGGAGCTGTTGGAGGCGTAACGTTCCCCAGCCCGAGGTTGGTTCCCAGTATTGCTGCAAAGTGTATAGGATGGACCCCGATTTTCAGCATGAGAGGCATGAGAAGGGGAGCGACGAGCATTGTTCCGCTCAAATCGTCCATAAGCATTCCTATGATGATGAGGAAAATATTGACCATGAACAAAATAACGTATTTATTATCAGAAACACCGAGAAGAAAGTCTGCAATGAGCATGGGGACACGTTGCATTGTATAGAGGCGTCCAAGTATGGTGACGAAGAAGAGCATAAGAATAATAACGCCGCTCGTAGTTGCAGAGGAATGGAGGGCATCACTTAAGATGTTTTTGTTAAGTTCCCTATGGATAAAGAACCCAACGATGATGGCATAAAGAACGGCAACTGCTGCAGATTCGGTAGGTGTTGTAATGCCGCCATATATACCTCCCAATATAATGAAAGGCATGAGTAAACTCCAGAATCCACGTTTCGTTGCTATGAAAATTTCCTGATTGCGTTCTTTTCGTGGAACCTTACCTTTAACTTGCAGATTGGGAAATTTCTTACACATGAAATAGTTGATAATACAGAAAAGGGTCATGGTGAGGATACCCGGAACCACTGTTGATAAGAAGCAAGCAGCTACTGATTGTTGAGTAACCCAGCCATAAAGAATCATGGGGACACTCGGTGGTATAAGTTGCCCAAGAACGGCAGAACAACTGACCATGGCTGTGCTGTATTGTCTTGGATAGCCTAATTCTTCTAATCGCGGAATCATTATTGTTCCAATACAGGCGACAGCGGAGGATGCTGTTCCGGAAATGGCTCCAAATATTGCACAAGCTACGATTGTAGCGGCTCCCATTCCACCTCTGATACGCCCAAGCATTGAATTGGCAAAGTTAGTTAACCTTTCGGCTATTCCAGCAGATCCCATGAGGGCTCCGGCCATTATGAAAAAGGGAATGGAGAGTAACGTTAGCGAATTAAGACCTCTGAATCCCACTGTCATTAAAAAGGAGAAATCGGGGAAAAAGACAAGCCCCATATAAAGAGCTGCAGCCATAAAACAGAAGGGAACAGGAATACCAATAATGATCGTTACTATAAGAATAAGCAGGTCTATTATGATGTGCATTAGTATGTTTCCTCCTTTTCACAGAAATTACTGTCAAGGTTGTTTTCCATAGCAATTTCTTTTTTAAAGGCCTGCCAGTCATAATTTTCGTTAGGGAGACATAGCGGGGGCTTTCCTAATGCACGGCGCGCGAAATCGATGGTTATGATTAAAAAATAAAAACTCATGAGCGATGCGCTGATCAAAAGACTTGCTTGTGCAAAAATCATGGGAATCATTAAGGCAGGAGAGCGTTCCCAGCTTTTAAAAGACCATGAAACATAGTTCCATGCCCAAGATGTCATGATAAATGCGAGAATAGTGACGAGAGTGGATGTAAAAGTTTTGGCCCAGGCAAAAGCGCGAGAATTTTTAATGAGAACGTGAAGCAAATCAGCTTGAATATGGCTTCTTTCTCTTGAACCATTAGCGGCCCCAGTCATATACATCCAGAAGCCGACCAAACAGGCAAGCTCTTCAATTCCCATAATTGGCAGTTTAAAAATATAACGCAATAGAACTTGTGTAATGACGAGGCCGACGAGAACAAGAGATGTTAAAACCATAATGTAACGTTGTATTTTCCCCAAAATAAACCAAATAAAATAAAATACCCCTCTCATTTCTTTCCCACGCCTCCTTTTAAAAAATAAGATTGTCTCCCATATAGCTCAGGTCGAGAGATAAGGACCGGGCGGCAGTACAAATTAAATGGGCAAATCGTTGTTCTTCTTCAGGGTTATTTACATATCGAGCACGTGGATATGCAATACTTATAGAGGCAATAACTTCTCCTCCTGCATTTATTATTGGAGCAGCAACACACGCTAAGCCCTCTTCATATTCGCAGTTGTCATAGGCGTAACCACGTTTCTTTGTTTCGTCGAGGTCTTTTTTAAATAATTTTTGAGAAGTGATTGTCGTGGGAGTAAAACGAACGAATTCAGCGTTTACAAGCAGTTTTTCTTGTTTTTCTTTAGACATAAAAGCCAGAATAGCTTTTCCTAGCCCCGTGCAATAGGCAGGTATTCTCTTGCTTGAACCATACCCTACTCTGATGGCATCGGGGCTTTCAATTTTATCTATGTATATTAAGTGCATTCCAGATAAAACAGCCAGGTTTATGGTTTCTTTTGTTTCGCAGGCTAAATGTTTCAAATATGGTTGTGCCATTCGTCGCACTCCTAACCGTTCGACTTCTCTGTTCCCCATTTCAAAAAGTTTTAATGTGTTAACATAGCCAGCATTACGAGATATTTTTTGTGTATAGCCAAGTTCAGTAAGAGTGTTTAGTAGTCTGGATATAGTGCTTTTATTGAAGTGAAGAGTGGAGTGAATCTGAGAGATGGTTAAAGAGCCCTTTTGATTTAGTAGCTCTAAAATCTGAAAAGCTTTGATGACAGAAAATACAGATTGATTTCTTTTTTCCTTTGTCAATGATTCACCCCCTTTGATATGCAAAAAAGAATTTTGCCATAGTAAACAAAATTCTGTATTGTAGAGATACTATATTATGCAGATAATTGTGTCAATATAAATATTTGTAAAATTCTGCATAATCTCGAGGGCCCATATGTTTTTTGAGTTCCTTTGGGGAGGAGTTCTATGATTCGTCTGTGGCTAGTTGTTGCTCTTTATTTAAGCATTTATGGAGGAATGACCTGGGTTACCCTTTCTTCACTCATTCGTGCTTTTCGTATTCGTGGTTTCGGTTTAATTTCAGCAAGCTTCTTATGGGGAGTGCTTATGGTTTTGTCTCCTTTATTTCTCAGAATATGGGAGGGAGAAGGATACAGTGAGATTCGTCATTGGCTTGCTCTCATTAGTTATGTGTGGATGGGATTTGTCTTTTTTGCCTTCTGTATTTTCCTCTTTTTTTCTGTGCTGCGATTTATTTTTTGGATATTAGGAATAAATCTTAGTGATTTTGCAGGTAGATTCATTTCTTGCATGGTGATATTGATAGCTTTTGTTTGCAGTCTTTTTGCGTATAGACAGGCCCTCACTATTCATCCTCTGCATATGGAAATGGAAACATGGAAATTGCCCTCTGAATGGCCGGTTCTTCGTATTGTCCACATTTCTGATATTCATCTTGGCCTTCTTGTTCGTGAAGAACAGTTGCTTAAAATTGTTGAAGTTATTGAGGAAGCCAATCCTGATCTTGTGGTTTGCACAGGCGATTTTGTAGACGGCATAATGAATGGACGAGAGAAAGAAGTTGAACTTTTTAGTCGTCTGACACCCCCTCTTGGGAAATATGCGGTAACAGGAAATCACGAAGTTTACGCTGGGCTTGACCAGGCAATATCTTTTATTGAGGCGTGTGGTTTTCGTATGCTTCGAAATCAAGCGGTAGATGTAGGGCCCGTCATTTTAGCAGGTATTGATGATCCTGACATAAAAATGGTTGAAGAGATTCTTCCTTTTTCTGAAAGGGATATTCTTTCTGCTCTTCCTTTCGATCGCTTTCGTCTGTTTTTAAAACATCGACCGGTTATTATGCAAGAAACGATGCATCTTTATGATATGCAGCTGTCTGGTCATGTGCATGGAGGGCAAATATGGCCTTTCACACTCATTACGAGAATAGTTTATCCTATGCATGCGGGATTTCATTCTTTGCCTGGAGGGGGCTCCCTTTGGGTTTCCAGTGGTTCAGGAACATGGGGACCTCCAATGCGTTTTTTGACATCGTCTGAAGTTGCCATTATTGATATTTTTCGAAAGAAAGACAAAAAATAATCAGAGGCCCTTGGGGGGTGGGCCTCTGCAAAAAAGGGAGATTTATTAACTTATAGGGCACACACAACAGGAGGATTAAAACTATTGTGTTACTGTGCGACTATATATTACACTGACAGCACCAAAGTACATCCGTTACTTTTACGGTAGTTTCTCTCAGCTAAACTACGTATTTATGGGTTTTGTTCGTGGTTTTCGCAGGTATAATATCCAAAGTTGCTACAAACTTGAAAGATAAGGACGTGACCAAATGAGTTCTTCAAAGAAACCTTCTAAAGTTCTTGGAATCCTTGGCGGGATGGGGCCAGCGGCAACAGCAGAATTCTTGAGGCTTCTTGCAGTTAAAGCACCAGCTGCATGCGACCAGGAACACCCTAAATTATATGTGCTTTCAAATCCTCAAATTCCTGATCGCAGTAGTGCCATTCTTGGGAAGGGGGAAGATCCTACTCCAGTATTGAAAGAAGGATTACGTACCTTAGCTGATTGGGGATCTGATATATTAGCTGTTCCATGTAATACGGCTCATTATTTTATTGACAGATTTCGTCAAGAGTTACCTGTTCCCTTAATACATATAATTGAGGCAACTGTTGGATTGGCAGCAGAAAAAAGTCCTGAAGGAGCCTGGCTTTTGGCAACTAGTGGAACAAAGCAGAGTGGGATGTACGAGCGATATGCTGAGAAAGTTGGTTATCCGTTTCTATTTCCAACAGATGAAGATCAGGCAAAAGTTCAGGAGAGTATTGTTTTGGTAAAGGCGAATCGTTTAAGAGAAGCCGGTACGTTATTGCAAGGAGTTGTAGAGAAGCTGTGGAAGGAGCGAGAGGTTCCTATTGTTGCAGCGTGTACTGAGTTGCCTTTGGCTTACGATGCTTCCGATTTACCAGAAGAAGGTATGGTTTCGAGTTTGGGAGCGCTTACTGAAGCGTGTTTGAGATGCCTTTATAAATAGAACTGATGCTATAATATGCTGAACAAGAAAATAAGGCAGAGTAGGGGCTTTGCGTGAAGTGCTTAAGGATGGGACGTTGCCTTGAGACGAAAAGTTCAAAAGAACTTGCGGTGAAGCTCCGCGTTCGCTGTCACGTCGATAGCAGAAAATAAAATCTCCTATGATGTGGCAGAACTGCCCATATCGTAGGAGGTTTTTTTATGCAAAAGAGTCGTTTTTCTGTGCAGGAAATTGTCTGTTTTTCCCTTCTTATCGCCTTGAATATTGTATTGACGCGAATGGCAAGCATACGAATTCCAATTGCTGGCATCGAAACAATTCGTATAGGTTTTGGCGCTGTACCTGTTATTTTGGCAGGTTACTATTTTGGTGCGAAATCGGGAGGGGTAGTAGGTGCCGTTGGAGATTTTGTCGGATTCTGGATCAATCCCATGGGAGCCTACATGCCTCATTTCACTCTGACAGCTGCTTTGACGGGGATTATTCCAGCTCTTATTTTAAAGATTTTTAAAAGTAGAGGGCAGTATCATTTCTGGCAATTGCTAATTGCTATAGGAATTGGACAGTTTATAACGTCTGTTCTTCTCGTTCCATATTTTTTACACATGCTTTACGGAATACCCTTTCTGACGACGATTCCAGCTCAAATACAGGCACAAGTAATTCAAGTACCTCTTTATGCCATGTTCGTTAGAGGGATCGCGAAACGTCTTACTCTTGCCTTCTAAAGCGTGTACAAACCAAAGTGGTCAGAAGATTAGATATTAAAAACTGACCACTTTTTTCTGCAATGATTTGACAAAACGGAGATCCACTTTATAATCCTCTTATTAATAAATTTAAACTCTTAAAATATATAAAAATAAATTCACATCTGAAAGAGAGGTCTTCCCAATGAGGCACAATGATATAGCGGGTTGCAATGTGTTCCTCCAAAGAAATGAAATACAGTTTCTCGAACGTTTATCCTTTTCAGGTATTACCCTTTCATCAGGTACCACTTCATCAAGTATTTCTTCATGCACGTGCACATCAACATCAACATCAACAATAACTAGATAGTTTCCCCCTTAATCAATTTATTTAGCATTTATCTTTTTCAACAGTTGCATTTATTGTAATTCAATTTAATAGAAGCTTTCGTATTTTGTGCAGAAGCTTGTTCCATAGAGCTTTATACTCCCTGTTTTTATGAGAGGGTGTGTATCGTTGTATATATTATTTTATGGAGGTGCTTTGTCTATGAAGCATTCAAGAGTCTTTCAGTTTATGGTGGTATGTTTTGCTTTTATCTTTTGTTTTATCTGTGTGCCAGAAGCCTTTGCAGAGAATGAATCGATTATCATTGGGTCAATTTGGAGCCAGGTTGGTGTAGCGGCGCCATTAGGTCAGGCGGGTCTTCGTGGAAGCCAACTTGCTGTAAAGTTGGCAAATGAACGTGGTGGCGTAGTCGGGCATAGTGTAGATCTGAAGAATATCGATGGGCAGAGTGACCCTACTGTCATATCAAATGCTTCCATAAGATTGGTTGAAGAAGTTGGGGTAATTGCTGCCTGCGGATTGACTGACGATTCGCTTGTTTCTGCAGCTGGTCCCATTTTTCAAGAGGGTAAAACTGTTTTTCTTGATGGAACGGCGACCACACCCACCATACCTCGAATCGGAGATTTTATTTTTATGACTCCTTTTGGAGATAATTATCAAGGACAGGCTGTTGCTAAATATTGTGTCGATACTCTGGGATGGAAAAAAGTGGCTGTTATCTGGGACAATGCCAGTGCCTACAGCACAGATTTGTCCAATTTTTTTATGGAATCTTTTAAAGCATACGTAGGTGATGAAAAGGCTATAGCCCATCAGGAAATTTACCAGACAGGCGACGTAAATTTTATGGCTCAACTTACCCGTTTAAAGATGAAAGTACAAAAAGAAAAAATTGATGGGATTGTCATTACTCCTCCTTTTCCCCAGGATGGTCCTATCATTGCGAAACAGGCTGATAAGTTAGGAATCAAACTTCCTATCGTTCTTACCGATGGCGCAGATGACCAGTCTGTTATTGAAGTCGGTGGTCCTTCTATAGAAGGCGCCCTTGTTTCTACTCACTTTGCGGCTGAGTATCCCCTTACAGAGAATGCCAAGAAGTTTGTTGAAGCCTATAGAGCTGAATATGACAGTGAACCAGGCGCATTCGAGTGTCTCGGATTCGATGCTGTTCAGATGATGATTGAATCTATTGAAGTAATAGGAAAAGAAAAATGGGATGCTATGTCTCTTGAAGAGCAGCGTGTTGCTTTGAGAGATACCATTCAAAACCATAAGTTTACAACAACCACAATGCCTATTTCCTATCCAGATCCTTCCATGGTGGAGTATCCGCGCGTGCCACTAAAACCTGTTGTCTTTAAAGAGTTTAAGAACGGCCAGCGGGTTTATAAGGGCATACTCTATCCAGAGGAACTGTAAGTTATAAGGGTCCGTAGTGCAGAGGGCGCTTTGTGCGTTCTCTGCACATATTACTACGTTTGGAGCTGATACTATGCTGAAAGTTGATAATTTGACAAAAAGCTTTGGCGGACTCTGTGCTGTTAATAATCTAAGCTTTTCGCTGAATAAAAAAGAGCTTCTGGGCCTCA of Aminobacterium sp. MB27-C1 contains these proteins:
- a CDS encoding IclR family transcriptional regulator, with product MTKEKRNQSVFSVIKAFQILELLNQKGSLTISQIHSTLHFNKSTISRLLNTLTELGYTQKISRNAGYVNTLKLFEMGNREVERLGVRRMAQPYLKHLACETKETINLAVLSGMHLIYIDKIESPDAIRVGYGSSKRIPAYCTGLGKAILAFMSKEKQEKLLVNAEFVRFTPTTITSQKLFKKDLDETKKRGYAYDNCEYEEGLACVAAPIINAGGEVIASISIAYPRARYVNNPEEEQRFAHLICTAARSLSLDLSYMGDNLIF
- the dctP gene encoding TRAP transporter substrate-binding protein DctP, coding for MAHRKRWCLLFVLLFVVATIFTVYTQQAEAAKPKYRWRMAQVHPVDSDFDIRAKEFARKVSERTNGQIQIDVFSGGVLGDWTETFEMLMRGTIELNMAQANANFDPKLNLAYYFPYIVKDIEEAKKVYGPDGWAFDIIKDLWAEHNIKALAVMPIGMSGVSLKTKPANYADPSESKGMKVRVMPIKPCEATYEALGYIPTPIPYAEAYSAIQTGIADGQMGGPPFQAWQFKDVNKVWIQYNDYFESWWVAINMDVWNKLTPEEQEILQQAANEESVIRWENVAKEDEEYRQKLKNEYGWEIVMLTPEELDTCATAIREKVWPEMEELVGKEIMDRVYEGSGVSRK
- a CDS encoding metallophosphoesterase, with the translated sequence MIRLWLVVALYLSIYGGMTWVTLSSLIRAFRIRGFGLISASFLWGVLMVLSPLFLRIWEGEGYSEIRHWLALISYVWMGFVFFAFCIFLFFSVLRFIFWILGINLSDFAGRFISCMVILIAFVCSLFAYRQALTIHPLHMEMETWKLPSEWPVLRIVHISDIHLGLLVREEQLLKIVEVIEEANPDLVVCTGDFVDGIMNGREKEVELFSRLTPPLGKYAVTGNHEVYAGLDQAISFIEACGFRMLRNQAVDVGPVILAGIDDPDIKMVEEILPFSERDILSALPFDRFRLFLKHRPVIMQETMHLYDMQLSGHVHGGQIWPFTLITRIVYPMHAGFHSLPGGGSLWVSSGSGTWGPPMRFLTSSEVAIIDIFRKKDKK
- a CDS encoding TRAP transporter large permease — encoded protein: MHIIIDLLILIVTIIIGIPVPFCFMAAALYMGLVFFPDFSFLMTVGFRGLNSLTLLSIPFFIMAGALMGSAGIAERLTNFANSMLGRIRGGMGAATIVACAIFGAISGTASSAVACIGTIMIPRLEELGYPRQYSTAMVSCSAVLGQLIPPSVPMILYGWVTQQSVAACFLSTVVPGILTMTLFCIINYFMCKKFPNLQVKGKVPRKERNQEIFIATKRGFWSLLMPFIILGGIYGGITTPTESAAVAVLYAIIVGFFIHRELNKNILSDALHSSATTSGVIILMLFFVTILGRLYTMQRVPMLIADFLLGVSDNKYVILFMVNIFLIIIGMLMDDLSGTMLVAPLLMPLMLKIGVHPIHFAAILGTNLGLGNVTPPTAPILYLGGRIGGVNIDEYIKPALIFMIFGSVPIVLLTTYFPELSMFLPKLIMGIK
- a CDS encoding folate family ECF transporter S component produces the protein MQKSRFSVQEIVCFSLLIALNIVLTRMASIRIPIAGIETIRIGFGAVPVILAGYYFGAKSGGVVGAVGDFVGFWINPMGAYMPHFTLTAALTGIIPALILKIFKSRGQYHFWQLLIAIGIGQFITSVLLVPYFLHMLYGIPFLTTIPAQIQAQVIQVPLYAMFVRGIAKRLTLAF
- a CDS encoding TRAP transporter small permease: MRGVFYFIWFILGKIQRYIMVLTSLVLVGLVITQVLLRYIFKLPIMGIEELACLVGFWMYMTGAANGSRERSHIQADLLHVLIKNSRAFAWAKTFTSTLVTILAFIMTSWAWNYVSWSFKSWERSPALMIPMIFAQASLLISASLMSFYFLIITIDFARRALGKPPLCLPNENYDWQAFKKEIAMENNLDSNFCEKEETY
- a CDS encoding aspartate/glutamate racemase family protein, whose product is MSSSKKPSKVLGILGGMGPAATAEFLRLLAVKAPAACDQEHPKLYVLSNPQIPDRSSAILGKGEDPTPVLKEGLRTLADWGSDILAVPCNTAHYFIDRFRQELPVPLIHIIEATVGLAAEKSPEGAWLLATSGTKQSGMYERYAEKVGYPFLFPTDEDQAKVQESIVLVKANRLREAGTLLQGVVEKLWKEREVPIVAACTELPLAYDASDLPEEGMVSSLGALTEACLRCLYK
- a CDS encoding ABC transporter substrate-binding protein, whose amino-acid sequence is MKHSRVFQFMVVCFAFIFCFICVPEAFAENESIIIGSIWSQVGVAAPLGQAGLRGSQLAVKLANERGGVVGHSVDLKNIDGQSDPTVISNASIRLVEEVGVIAACGLTDDSLVSAAGPIFQEGKTVFLDGTATTPTIPRIGDFIFMTPFGDNYQGQAVAKYCVDTLGWKKVAVIWDNASAYSTDLSNFFMESFKAYVGDEKAIAHQEIYQTGDVNFMAQLTRLKMKVQKEKIDGIVITPPFPQDGPIIAKQADKLGIKLPIVLTDGADDQSVIEVGGPSIEGALVSTHFAAEYPLTENAKKFVEAYRAEYDSEPGAFECLGFDAVQMMIESIEVIGKEKWDAMSLEEQRVALRDTIQNHKFTTTTMPISYPDPSMVEYPRVPLKPVVFKEFKNGQRVYKGILYPEEL
- a CDS encoding aspartate aminotransferase family protein; this encodes MALNIPKCLELVNIDKGMTSPAAKVPYYPLVVDRGKGATVIDVDGNHYIDLLSSAGAVNTGHCHPRIVDAIKKQTENLILYTPVYMYHEPLIQLSQKLFDITPGEYRKRVFYGLCGSDANDGTIKMARTATKRKKIISFYRAYHGSTYGALSLSAVSLPMHRGLGPLLPEIHHIPYPDVYRTPYSGMDEDDVTKYCVERINELFKTCVPAEEVAAIFFEPIQGDAGLIVPPKSYVKALRQICDTYNILFVSEEVQQGFGRTGKWFGIENFDVVPDVVVMGKAIASGMPLGAVVAKAELMEQWEAPAHLFTAAGNPVCCAAACATVDVIRDEKLRENATAIGAYALARLKEMQNRFEFIGDVRGIGLSIGVDLVKDRETKERNTEAAAKICYQAWQKGLLLSFFSGSVLRIQPPLVISKDQMESALSKIEEAFEDYESGIIPDSVLETVKGW